A window of the Miscanthus floridulus cultivar M001 chromosome 14, ASM1932011v1, whole genome shotgun sequence genome harbors these coding sequences:
- the LOC136504069 gene encoding protein FAR1-RELATED SEQUENCE 5-like — MAMKSAIEQVFINTKHRNCLFHIKTKCYNKNVKVFAANEGLYEDFEDIVNNSLTVEEFERLWKRMIEERNLQGNNYFSKMWEMRKRSEATNARFKDNVGPTYSIISFLKEYNRIVHTINRAERLEDSYSKQKRPKEFIFSYRMSNKNIFSYHIQQQAQQLYNKNIFKKFQLQLKTTSRLNYRETEDGKTFEVWQKSNQIQEVHRFRRYTVNTELTQGEEEFTYICAKFSKDGILCSHILKIVIEKEISTIPDKYFLDRWRKKDMKQTGEAQNDQQGNEEGQTIATQAKDPQTEIDDPERIQRKERPPKPVRMKTHIEEIKKKLVAAEKKKKKKTNDTDSAGSPVKPKRKKRKETSNGSTEPEATPH, encoded by the exons atggcgatgaaatcagcaatagAGCAAGTCTTCATAAACACAAAGCACAGAAATTGCTTGTTCCACATAAAGACCAAATGCTACAATAAGAATGTCAAGGTCTTTGCAGCAAACGAAGGACTATATGAAGACTTCGAAGATATAGTGAACAATAGTCTAACAGTGGAAGAATTTGAGCGACTTTGGAAGAGAATGATTGAGGAAAGAAACCTTCAAGGGAATAACTACTTTTCCAAGATGTGGGAAATGAGGAAAAG GAGTGAGGCAACAAATGCGAGGTTCAAAGACAATGTAGGGCCAACCTATAGTATCATCAGCTTTCTGAAAGAGTACAATCGGATTGTTCATACCATAAATCGAGCAGAAAGGCTAGAGGACAGCTATAGCAAGCAGAAAAGGCCAAAGGAATTTATATTCAGCTACAGAATGTCCAACAAAAACATATTCAGCTACCATATTCAGCAGCAGGCACAACAGCTATACAACAAAAACATATTCAAAAAGTTTCAGCTACAACTGAAGACAACATCAAGGCTGAACTACAGggaaactgaagatggaaaaacaTTTGAGGTGTGGCAAAAAAGTAACCAGATTCAGGAGGTTCATAGGTTCAGGAGATATACAGTAAACACTGAACTAACacaaggagaagaagaatttACCTACATATGTGCAAAATTCAGCAAAGATGGCATACTCTGCTCTCATATCCTGAAAATAGTCATTGAAAAGGAAATCAGCACAATTCCAGACAAATACTTCTTAGACAGGTGGAGAAAAAAGGATATGAAG CAAACAGGTGAAGCACAAAATGACCAGCAAGGAAATGAAGAAGGACAAACTATAGCAACACAAGCTAAAGATCCACAGACTGAAATAGATGATCCAGAAAGAATTCAGAGAAAGGAAAGGCCACCTAAACCTGTCAGAATGAAGACACATATAGAAGAAATAAAGAAGAAACTGGTGGcagcagaaaagaagaaaaagaagaaaacaaatgacACAGACAGTGCAG GCTCCCCGGTGAagccaaaaagaaagaagaggaaggaaaCATCAAATGGTAGCACTGAGCCCGAAGCCACACCACACTAA
- the LOC136505633 gene encoding remorin 4.1-like isoform X1 — protein MGYERIHKVQMGVISPTKLRMKLLGSHGGNKDESTRKSPRASPPSRLDDDDDDHPNNSLLLQELDEEYPKNHRSDSSRSRSDASHGRAARSRSCGGSGSDSGIENGAGGNFEFCKERAAVPATTVAVSAPFFRQQVPSKWNDAEKWIAGRHVVHSNPIFSKKPAAAAAPHCPGGRVAPESAMASRSSGAGASVLTELSSKSSSPSSSVSGPASKPPHKKLRFAPSVSVSVSMRDVGTEMTPIASQEQSRSGTPAGAATPSLSPLCSVPSSPRGGGAAASSSASSASEREHRLRTRREIAALGLQLGKMNIASWASKEESLLAAASPEKGAAAIDEEIKRKAYEARATAWEESNKCKLASRYQRKEVKIQEWESLQKSKFEAKLRQAEAQADQMKARAKQDLARRLSALSHKVEGKQTRVEARRSRQASRLARQVERIRKTGREPCRLRRCCAWFL, from the exons ATGGGGTACGAGAGGATACACAAAGTTCAG ATGGGGGTCATCTCTCCAACCAAGCTCAGGATGAAGCTGCTCGGCTCCCACGGCGGCAACAAGGACGAGTCTACTCGCAAGTCGCCGCGGGCGTCGCCACCGTCGaggctcgacgacgacgacgatgaccacCCCAACAACAGCCTCCTGCTGCAAGAGCTCGACGAAG AGTACCCCAAGAACCACCGGTCCGACTCTTCCCGGTCGCGCTCCGACGCCAGCCACGGCAGGGCGGCGCGCAGCCGCAGCTGCGGTGGGAGTGGCAGCGACAGCGGCATCGAGAACGGCGCCGGCGGCAACTTCGAGTTCTGCAAGGAGAGGGCGGCCGTGCCGGCTACGACGGTGGCGGTGTCCGCGCCGTTCTTCCGGCAGCAGGTGCCGTCCAAGTGGAACGACGCGGAGAAGTGGATCGCGGGGCGCCACGTCGTGCACTCCAACCCCATCTTCTCCAAgaagcccgccgccgccgccgcgccgcactGCCCCGGCGGCCGCGTCGCGCCAGAGTCTGCGATGGCGTCCAGGTCCAGCGGCGCCGGCGCGAGCGTGCTGACCGAGCTGTCGTCCAAGtcctcgtcgccgtcgtcgtcggtgAGCGGGCCGGCGAGCAAGCCGCCGCACAAGAAGCTCCGCTTCGCACCGTCGGTGTCCGTGTCGGTGTCGATGCGGGACGTCGGGACGGAGATGACGCCGATCGCGAGCCAGGAGCAGTCGCGCAGCGGCACCCCCGCCGGCGCCGCCACGCCGTCGCTCAGCCCGCTTTGCTCGGTGCCGTCCAGCCCgaggggcggcggcgcggcggcctcCTCGTCCGCCTCCTCCGCGTCGGAGCGGGAGCACCGGCTCAGGACGCGGCGCGAGATCGCCGCGCTCGGCCTGCAGCTCGGCAAGATGAACATAGCGTCGTGGGCCAGCAAGGAGGAGAGCCTCCTCGCCGCCGCGTCGCCGGAGAAGGGCGCCGCAGCCATCGACGAGGAGATCAAGAGGAAGGCGTACGAAGCTCGCGCTACCGCGTGGGAAGAATCCAACAAGTGTAAACTCGCGTCACG ATACCAAAGGAAGGAGGTGAAGATACAGGAGTGGGAAAGCTTGCAGAAATCCAAATTCGAAGCCAAGCTGAGGCAGGCTGAG GCACAGGCAGACCAGATGAAAGCCCGGGCGAAGCAGGACCTGGCCAGGCGGCTGTCGGCCCTGAGCCACAAGGTGGAGGGGAAGCAGACGAGGGTGGAGGCGCGCCGGAGCCGGCAGGCGTCCCGGCTGGCGCGGCAGGTGGAGCGCATCCGCAAGACCGGCCGTGAGCCGTGCCGGCTCCGGCGCTGCTGCGCCTGGTTCCTGTAG
- the LOC136505914 gene encoding auxin response factor 25-like isoform X2 — MNLSPPKMSEPSPESDGEQRCLNSELWHACAGPLVSLPVVGSRVVYFPQGHSEQVAASTNKEVDAQIPNYPNLPPQLICQLHNVTMHADAETEEVYAQMTLQPLSPEEQKESFLPIELGAGSKQPTNYFCKTLTASDTSTHGGFSVPRRSAEKVFPPLDFSQQPPVQELVARDLHDNEWKFRHIFRGQPKRHLLTTGWSVFVSAKRLVAGDSIIFIWNDNNQLLLGIRRANRPQTVMPSSVLSSDSMHIGLLAAAAHAAATNSRFTIFYNPRASPSEFVIPLVKYVKAVYHTRVSVGMRFRMLFETEESSVRRYMGTITGISNLDSERWPNSHWRSVKVGWDESTAGYKQPRVSLWEIEPLTTFPMYPTAFPLRLKRPWASGLPMFNGGRSDEFARYSSLMWLRDGNRGAQSLNFQGFGASPWLQPRIDYPLLGLKPDTYQQMAAAALEEIRAGDHLKQTSLLPVQQTQNLNGGLDPLYGNPVLQQMQFQSQQSPLQAVQQGYGQNASDSGFLQNQLQQLQLQKQQEPPPPPQQQQQQTQVLQQQSHQEMQQQLSASCHDIANVASGVSESGSACQSQSSLLSGSSFYQQNIFDGNNGPDLHLHNSFHNFSSQEFSNLLNLPRSGQLMASEGWPSKRLAVESLASHELQPVQHKLEKVNHQSNVSHVSGTLPPLSARDGSSAQACGTNAQSHLLSSSFAIHDGLSTVRSGGVGSGTDATTIASLRYGDMNLLPENSIATSSCLGESGTFNSLDDVCGVNPSQGGTFVKVYKSGSLGRSLDITRFSSYYELRSELERLFGLEGQLEDPVRSGWQLVFVDRENDILLVGDDPWQEFVNSVWCIKILSPQDVQQMVRGRGDLSTPGARMLQSSVCDDYSASHDMQNLTGSIAPVVPLDY; from the exons ATGAACCTCTCCCCGCCCAAGATGTCGGAGCCATCGCCTGAAAGTGACG GGGAACAAAGGTGTCTGAACTCAGAGCTATGGCATGCATGCGCAGGGCCCCTTGTGTCCCTGCCTGTGGTTGGGAGCCGGGTCGTCTACTTTCCTCAGGGCCATAGTGAGCAG GTTGCTGCATCAACTAATAAAGAAGTTGATGCTCAGATCCCAAACTACCCAAATCTACCTCCACAGTTAATCTGCCAGCTTCATAATGTCACAATGCAT GCTGATGCGGAGACGGAAGAGGTTTATGCCCAGATGACACTGCAACCATTGAGCCCG GAAGAACAAAAGGAATCTTTTCTTCCAATCGAATTGGGTGCTGGTAGCAAGCAGCCAACTAATTACTTCTGCAAGACGTTGACTGCAAGTGATACGAGTACCCATGGTGGATTCTCGGTTCCGCGCCGATCAGCTGAGAAAGTCTTCCCCCCATTG GATTTTTCACAACAGCCTCCAGTGCAAGAGCTGGTTGCAAGAGATCTGCATGATAATGAATGGAAATTTCGCCACATTTTTCGTG GTCAGCCAAAAAGGCATCTACTGACGACTGGTTGGAGTGTTTTTGTAAGCGCGAAAAGACTAGTAGCAGGGGATTCTATCATATTTATCTG GAATGATAATAACCAACTTCTCTTGGGAATTCGTCGTGCAAATCGTCCACAGACTGTAATGCCCTCTTCTGTGCTATCAAGCGATAGCATGCACATTGGTCTTCTTGCTGCAGCAGCTCATGCTGCAGCCACAAACAGTCGTTTCACTATTTTCTACAACCCCCG GGCTAGCCCTTCTGAGTTTGTCATTCCACTGGTTAAGTATGTGAAAGCTGTTTACCACACGCGTGTGTCTGTTGGAATGCGGTTTCGGATGCTTTTTGAGACAGAGGAATCAAGTGTTAGACG ATATATGGGTACGATAACAGGCATAAGCAATCTGGACTCAGAGCGCTGGCCAAACTCACACTGGCGTTCTGTGAAG GTTGGTTGGGATGAGTCTACAGCTGGTTATAAACAGCCAAGAGTTTCACTCTGGGAGATTGAGCCACTGACGACCTTTCCGATGTACCCAACTGCCTTTCCATTAAGGCTAAAGCGTCCGTGGGCTTCAGGACTACCTATGTTCAATG GTGGGAGGAGCGATGAGTTCGCTCGTTATTCTTCTCTCATGTGGCTTCGAGATGGAAACAGAGGGGCTCAGTCATTGAACTTCCAGGGATTTGGAGCATCACCATGGCTTCAGCCAAGAATAGATTATCCATTGTTGGGTCTGAAGCCAGATACTTACCAGCAGATGGCTGCTGCCGCACTGGAAGAAATTAGAGCTGGAGATCATTTGAAGCAGACATCTCTCCTGCCAGTCCAACAAACTCAAAATTTGAATGGCGGATTAGATCCTTTGTATGGAAATCCTGTTCTACAGCAGATGCAGTTCCAATCTCAGCAGTCACCCCTGCAAGCTGTGCAGCAAGGTTATGGTCAGAATGCAAGCGACTCTGGGTTCCTTCAAAATCAGCtgcagcagctgcagctgcaaAAGCAGCaggagccaccaccaccaccgcagcagcagcagcagcagacacaAGTTCTGCAGCAACAATCGCATCAGGAAATGCAACAGCAGCTCTCAGCTAGTTGTCATGATATTGCTAATGTAGCTTCTGGTGTGTCCGAGTCTGGATCTGCTTGTCAATCACAATCTTCTTTGCTTTCTGGGTCATCGTTCTACCAACAGAACATCTTTGATGGAAACAATGGTCCAGATCTGCATCTGCACAACAGTTTCCACAACTTTTCAAGCCAAGAATTCTCCAACCTTCTTAATCTCCCAAGAAGTGGCCAATTAATGGCATCAGAGGGATGGCCTTCAAAGAGGTTGGCTGTGGAATCTCTTGCTAGTCATGAGCTCCAACCTGTACAGCACAAGCTTGAGAAAGTGAATCACCAGAGTAATGTATCTCACGTTTCTGGCACCTTGCCGCCACTGTCAGCAAGAGACGGTTCTAGTGCCCAGGCTTGTGGTACAAATGCTCAGAGTCACCTGCTTTCATCATCATTTGCAATCCATGATGGCTTGTCAACCGTCAGGAGTGGTGGTGTTGGCAGTGGAACTGATGCGACAACCATAGCTTCGTTGAGATATGGGGATATGAATTTGCTACCTGAAAACTCCATAGCAACTTCCAGTTGTTTGGGTGAATCAGGAACCTTCAATTCTCTTGACGATGTTTGTGGTGTAAACCCATCACAAGGTGGAACCTTCGTGAAG GTTTACAAATCAGGGTCCCTCGGGAGATCGCTCGATATCACCAGATTCAGCAGCTACTACGAGTTACGTAGCGAGCTCGAGCGGTTATTTGGTCTTGAAGGCCAATTGGAGGACCCTGTAAGATCAGGCTGGCAGCTTGTATTCGTTGACCGGGAAAATGATATTCTTCTCGTCGGCGACGACCCGTGGCA GGAGTTTGTGAATAGCGTATGGTGCATAAAGATCCTCTCGCCACAAGATGTGCAGCAGATGGTCCGCGGCAGAGGCGACCTGTCTACACCTGGAGCGAGGATGCTGCAGAGCAGTGTCTGCGATGACTATTCTGCAAGCCACGACATGCAGAACCTCACCGGCAGCATTGCACCTGTGGTGCCTCTGGACTACTGA
- the LOC136505914 gene encoding auxin response factor 25-like isoform X1, translating into MNLSPPKMSEPSPESDGEQRCLNSELWHACAGPLVSLPVVGSRVVYFPQGHSEQVAASTNKEVDAQIPNYPNLPPQLICQLHNVTMHADAETEEVYAQMTLQPLSPEEQKESFLPIELGAGSKQPTNYFCKTLTASDTSTHGGFSVPRRSAEKVFPPLDFSQQPPVQELVARDLHDNEWKFRHIFRGQPKRHLLTTGWSVFVSAKRLVAGDSIIFIWNDNNQLLLGIRRANRPQTVMPSSVLSSDSMHIGLLAAAAHAAATNSRFTIFYNPRASPSEFVIPLVKYVKAVYHTRVSVGMRFRMLFETEESSVRRYMGTITGISNLDSERWPNSHWRSVKVGWDESTAGYKQPRVSLWEIEPLTTFPMYPTAFPLRLKRPWASGLPMFNGGRSDEFARYSSLMWLRDGNRGAQSLNFQGFGASPWLQPRIDYPLLGLKPDTYQQMAAAALEEIRAGDHLKQTSLLPVQQTQNLNGGLDPLYGNPVLQQMQFQSQQSPLQAVQQGYGQNASDSGFLQNQLQQLQLQKQQEPPPPPQQQQQQTQVLQQQSHQEMQQQLSASCHDIANVASGVSESGSACQSQSSLLSGSSFYQQNIFDGNNGPDLHLHNSFHNFSSQEFSNLLNLPRSGQLMASEGWPSKRLAVESLASHELQPVQHKLEKVNHQSNVSHVSGTLPPLSARDGSSAQACGTNAQSHLLSSSFAIHDGLSTVRSGGVGSGTDATTIASLRYGDMNLLPENSIATSSCLGESGTFNSLDDVCGVNPSQGGTFVKVYKSGSLGRSLDITRFSSYYELRSELERLFGLEGQLEDPVRSGWQLVFVDRENDILLVGDDPWQYMEFVNSVWCIKILSPQDVQQMVRGRGDLSTPGARMLQSSVCDDYSASHDMQNLTGSIAPVVPLDY; encoded by the exons ATGAACCTCTCCCCGCCCAAGATGTCGGAGCCATCGCCTGAAAGTGACG GGGAACAAAGGTGTCTGAACTCAGAGCTATGGCATGCATGCGCAGGGCCCCTTGTGTCCCTGCCTGTGGTTGGGAGCCGGGTCGTCTACTTTCCTCAGGGCCATAGTGAGCAG GTTGCTGCATCAACTAATAAAGAAGTTGATGCTCAGATCCCAAACTACCCAAATCTACCTCCACAGTTAATCTGCCAGCTTCATAATGTCACAATGCAT GCTGATGCGGAGACGGAAGAGGTTTATGCCCAGATGACACTGCAACCATTGAGCCCG GAAGAACAAAAGGAATCTTTTCTTCCAATCGAATTGGGTGCTGGTAGCAAGCAGCCAACTAATTACTTCTGCAAGACGTTGACTGCAAGTGATACGAGTACCCATGGTGGATTCTCGGTTCCGCGCCGATCAGCTGAGAAAGTCTTCCCCCCATTG GATTTTTCACAACAGCCTCCAGTGCAAGAGCTGGTTGCAAGAGATCTGCATGATAATGAATGGAAATTTCGCCACATTTTTCGTG GTCAGCCAAAAAGGCATCTACTGACGACTGGTTGGAGTGTTTTTGTAAGCGCGAAAAGACTAGTAGCAGGGGATTCTATCATATTTATCTG GAATGATAATAACCAACTTCTCTTGGGAATTCGTCGTGCAAATCGTCCACAGACTGTAATGCCCTCTTCTGTGCTATCAAGCGATAGCATGCACATTGGTCTTCTTGCTGCAGCAGCTCATGCTGCAGCCACAAACAGTCGTTTCACTATTTTCTACAACCCCCG GGCTAGCCCTTCTGAGTTTGTCATTCCACTGGTTAAGTATGTGAAAGCTGTTTACCACACGCGTGTGTCTGTTGGAATGCGGTTTCGGATGCTTTTTGAGACAGAGGAATCAAGTGTTAGACG ATATATGGGTACGATAACAGGCATAAGCAATCTGGACTCAGAGCGCTGGCCAAACTCACACTGGCGTTCTGTGAAG GTTGGTTGGGATGAGTCTACAGCTGGTTATAAACAGCCAAGAGTTTCACTCTGGGAGATTGAGCCACTGACGACCTTTCCGATGTACCCAACTGCCTTTCCATTAAGGCTAAAGCGTCCGTGGGCTTCAGGACTACCTATGTTCAATG GTGGGAGGAGCGATGAGTTCGCTCGTTATTCTTCTCTCATGTGGCTTCGAGATGGAAACAGAGGGGCTCAGTCATTGAACTTCCAGGGATTTGGAGCATCACCATGGCTTCAGCCAAGAATAGATTATCCATTGTTGGGTCTGAAGCCAGATACTTACCAGCAGATGGCTGCTGCCGCACTGGAAGAAATTAGAGCTGGAGATCATTTGAAGCAGACATCTCTCCTGCCAGTCCAACAAACTCAAAATTTGAATGGCGGATTAGATCCTTTGTATGGAAATCCTGTTCTACAGCAGATGCAGTTCCAATCTCAGCAGTCACCCCTGCAAGCTGTGCAGCAAGGTTATGGTCAGAATGCAAGCGACTCTGGGTTCCTTCAAAATCAGCtgcagcagctgcagctgcaaAAGCAGCaggagccaccaccaccaccgcagcagcagcagcagcagacacaAGTTCTGCAGCAACAATCGCATCAGGAAATGCAACAGCAGCTCTCAGCTAGTTGTCATGATATTGCTAATGTAGCTTCTGGTGTGTCCGAGTCTGGATCTGCTTGTCAATCACAATCTTCTTTGCTTTCTGGGTCATCGTTCTACCAACAGAACATCTTTGATGGAAACAATGGTCCAGATCTGCATCTGCACAACAGTTTCCACAACTTTTCAAGCCAAGAATTCTCCAACCTTCTTAATCTCCCAAGAAGTGGCCAATTAATGGCATCAGAGGGATGGCCTTCAAAGAGGTTGGCTGTGGAATCTCTTGCTAGTCATGAGCTCCAACCTGTACAGCACAAGCTTGAGAAAGTGAATCACCAGAGTAATGTATCTCACGTTTCTGGCACCTTGCCGCCACTGTCAGCAAGAGACGGTTCTAGTGCCCAGGCTTGTGGTACAAATGCTCAGAGTCACCTGCTTTCATCATCATTTGCAATCCATGATGGCTTGTCAACCGTCAGGAGTGGTGGTGTTGGCAGTGGAACTGATGCGACAACCATAGCTTCGTTGAGATATGGGGATATGAATTTGCTACCTGAAAACTCCATAGCAACTTCCAGTTGTTTGGGTGAATCAGGAACCTTCAATTCTCTTGACGATGTTTGTGGTGTAAACCCATCACAAGGTGGAACCTTCGTGAAG GTTTACAAATCAGGGTCCCTCGGGAGATCGCTCGATATCACCAGATTCAGCAGCTACTACGAGTTACGTAGCGAGCTCGAGCGGTTATTTGGTCTTGAAGGCCAATTGGAGGACCCTGTAAGATCAGGCTGGCAGCTTGTATTCGTTGACCGGGAAAATGATATTCTTCTCGTCGGCGACGACCCGTGGCAGTATAT GGAGTTTGTGAATAGCGTATGGTGCATAAAGATCCTCTCGCCACAAGATGTGCAGCAGATGGTCCGCGGCAGAGGCGACCTGTCTACACCTGGAGCGAGGATGCTGCAGAGCAGTGTCTGCGATGACTATTCTGCAAGCCACGACATGCAGAACCTCACCGGCAGCATTGCACCTGTGGTGCCTCTGGACTACTGA
- the LOC136505633 gene encoding remorin 4.1-like isoform X2, with protein MGVISPTKLRMKLLGSHGGNKDESTRKSPRASPPSRLDDDDDDHPNNSLLLQELDEEYPKNHRSDSSRSRSDASHGRAARSRSCGGSGSDSGIENGAGGNFEFCKERAAVPATTVAVSAPFFRQQVPSKWNDAEKWIAGRHVVHSNPIFSKKPAAAAAPHCPGGRVAPESAMASRSSGAGASVLTELSSKSSSPSSSVSGPASKPPHKKLRFAPSVSVSVSMRDVGTEMTPIASQEQSRSGTPAGAATPSLSPLCSVPSSPRGGGAAASSSASSASEREHRLRTRREIAALGLQLGKMNIASWASKEESLLAAASPEKGAAAIDEEIKRKAYEARATAWEESNKCKLASRYQRKEVKIQEWESLQKSKFEAKLRQAEAQADQMKARAKQDLARRLSALSHKVEGKQTRVEARRSRQASRLARQVERIRKTGREPCRLRRCCAWFL; from the exons ATGGGGGTCATCTCTCCAACCAAGCTCAGGATGAAGCTGCTCGGCTCCCACGGCGGCAACAAGGACGAGTCTACTCGCAAGTCGCCGCGGGCGTCGCCACCGTCGaggctcgacgacgacgacgatgaccacCCCAACAACAGCCTCCTGCTGCAAGAGCTCGACGAAG AGTACCCCAAGAACCACCGGTCCGACTCTTCCCGGTCGCGCTCCGACGCCAGCCACGGCAGGGCGGCGCGCAGCCGCAGCTGCGGTGGGAGTGGCAGCGACAGCGGCATCGAGAACGGCGCCGGCGGCAACTTCGAGTTCTGCAAGGAGAGGGCGGCCGTGCCGGCTACGACGGTGGCGGTGTCCGCGCCGTTCTTCCGGCAGCAGGTGCCGTCCAAGTGGAACGACGCGGAGAAGTGGATCGCGGGGCGCCACGTCGTGCACTCCAACCCCATCTTCTCCAAgaagcccgccgccgccgccgcgccgcactGCCCCGGCGGCCGCGTCGCGCCAGAGTCTGCGATGGCGTCCAGGTCCAGCGGCGCCGGCGCGAGCGTGCTGACCGAGCTGTCGTCCAAGtcctcgtcgccgtcgtcgtcggtgAGCGGGCCGGCGAGCAAGCCGCCGCACAAGAAGCTCCGCTTCGCACCGTCGGTGTCCGTGTCGGTGTCGATGCGGGACGTCGGGACGGAGATGACGCCGATCGCGAGCCAGGAGCAGTCGCGCAGCGGCACCCCCGCCGGCGCCGCCACGCCGTCGCTCAGCCCGCTTTGCTCGGTGCCGTCCAGCCCgaggggcggcggcgcggcggcctcCTCGTCCGCCTCCTCCGCGTCGGAGCGGGAGCACCGGCTCAGGACGCGGCGCGAGATCGCCGCGCTCGGCCTGCAGCTCGGCAAGATGAACATAGCGTCGTGGGCCAGCAAGGAGGAGAGCCTCCTCGCCGCCGCGTCGCCGGAGAAGGGCGCCGCAGCCATCGACGAGGAGATCAAGAGGAAGGCGTACGAAGCTCGCGCTACCGCGTGGGAAGAATCCAACAAGTGTAAACTCGCGTCACG ATACCAAAGGAAGGAGGTGAAGATACAGGAGTGGGAAAGCTTGCAGAAATCCAAATTCGAAGCCAAGCTGAGGCAGGCTGAG GCACAGGCAGACCAGATGAAAGCCCGGGCGAAGCAGGACCTGGCCAGGCGGCTGTCGGCCCTGAGCCACAAGGTGGAGGGGAAGCAGACGAGGGTGGAGGCGCGCCGGAGCCGGCAGGCGTCCCGGCTGGCGCGGCAGGTGGAGCGCATCCGCAAGACCGGCCGTGAGCCGTGCCGGCTCCGGCGCTGCTGCGCCTGGTTCCTGTAG